A stretch of the Glycine soja cultivar W05 chromosome 13, ASM419377v2, whole genome shotgun sequence genome encodes the following:
- the LOC114382218 gene encoding B2 protein-like, translated as MDNYNSNDFWKFSDQLRLESGLANLSLNDYSIWSNSYSSKRPDQRRNFDVKGSDFNNSSKPFDDDFNDGWKITNSNGPLFSMPHNNNTHTLEVGGFNKGGIYSNTNTTSSLYPNLNNNTLGGFNKGIYSNTSSPYLNLNNNNNNNHLNNNLNSNNLKGYKTFFKGEDQFHTPKSAKKNSSNNNNKKHGDNTNNNEATKTAAEKKFKTLPPSESLPKNETIGGYIFVCNNDTMAENLQRQLFGLPPRYRDSVRTITPGLPLFLYNYSTHQLHGIFEAASFGGSNIDPTAWEDKKCPGESRFPAQVQVITRKVCEPLEEDSFRPILHHYDGPKFRLELSVPEALSLLDIFANQNSFDDIFKVIPA; from the exons ATGGACAACTACAACAGcaatgacttttggaaattcaGTGACCAGTTGAGGCTTGAATCTGGTTTGGCCAATCTGTCTCTGAATGATTATTCCATTTGGAGCAACAGCTACAGCTCCAAGAGGCCTGATCAGAGGAGGAACTTTGATGTCAAGGGCAGTGATTTCAACAACTCATCAAAGCCTTTTGATGATGATTTCAATGATGGCTGGAAGATCACCAATTCCAATGGACCCCTTTTCTCTATGCCTCACAACAACAACACTCACACTCTTGAAGTTGGAGGCTTCAACAAGGGAGGAATCTATTCCAACACCAACACCACTTCCTCCTTATATCCTAACCTTAACAACAACACTCTTGGAGGCTTCAACAAGGGAATCTATTCCAACACATCCTCACCCTATCTTAAccttaacaacaacaacaacaacaaccacctCAACAACAACCTTAACAGCAATAATCTCAAGGGCTACAAGACATTTTTTAAGGGTGAAGATCAGTTTCACACACCCAAAAGTGCCAAGAaaaacagcagcaacaacaacaacaagaagcATGGGGACAACACTAACAATAATGAAGCCACCAAGACTGCTGCAGAGAAGAAATTCAAAACACTGCCACCATCAGAGTCTCTGCCTAAGAATGAAACCATTGGAGGCTACATCTTTGTTTGCAACAACGATACCATGGCAGAGAATCTCCAAAGACAGCTCTTTG GTCTGCCTCCACGGTACAGAGATTCAGTTAGAACAATAACTCCAGGGTTGCCCCTTTTTCTGTACAACTACTCCACTCACCAACTCCATGGTATCTTTGAG GCTGCAAGTTTTGGAGGATCTAATATTGATCCAACGGCTTGGGAGGATAAGAAGTGCCCTGGTGAATCTCGTTTCCCTGCTCAG GTTCAAGTGATTACTAGGAAAGTTTGTGAGCCACTAGAGGAAGATTCCTTCAGACCAATTCTTCACCACTACGACGGCCCTAAGTTCCGTCTTGAGCTGAGTGTGCCTGAG gCACTGTCTCTTCTGGATATTTTTGCAAACCAGAACAGTTTCGATGACATTTTCAAAGTCATTCCAGCATAG